From a region of the Lactuca sativa cultivar Salinas chromosome 4, Lsat_Salinas_v11, whole genome shotgun sequence genome:
- the LOC128133828 gene encoding kiwellin-1-like, which produces MKNLGFFLFLVLLATTSLEINAQTCKPSGGIRGRKPPPGECNRENNSDCCVQGKFYTTYTCSPPVTGDTKATLTINSFQKGGDGGGPSECDNQYHSDDTPVVALSTGWYKGGDRCHKYITINGNGRSVKAMVVDECDSTMGCDDDHDYQPPCPNNIVDASKAVWKALGVSEDNWGDLDITWTE; this is translated from the coding sequence ATGAAGAATTTGGGTTTTTTTCTGTTCTTGGTTCTCCTGGCAACAACTTCATTGGAGATCAATGCTCAGACATGCAAACCAAGTGGTGGTATCCGGGGAAGAAAACCGCCTCCAGGAGAATGCAACCGTGAGAACAACTCGGATTGTTGTGTCCAAGGTAAGTTTTACACCACGTATACATGCTCGCCTCCAGTGACAGGCGATACTAAAGCAACACTGACAATAAACAGTTTCCAAAAGGGAGGTGATGGTGGTGGTCCGTCGGAGTGTGACAACCAATACCACTCTGATGACACACCAGTTGTGGCGCTGTCAACTGGATGGTACAAGGGAGGGGATAGGTGCCACAAGTATATTACCATCAATGGAAATGGGAGGAGTGTAAAGGCAATGGTTGTGGATGAGTGTGACTCTACTATGGGGTGCGATGATGATCATGACTATCAACCCCCTTGCCCTAATAATATTGTTGATGCTTCCAAAGCAGTGTGGAAGGCCTTAGGGGTATCCGAGGATAACTGGGGAGATTTGGATATTACCTGGACAGAGTGA